One Heptranchias perlo isolate sHepPer1 chromosome 5, sHepPer1.hap1, whole genome shotgun sequence DNA window includes the following coding sequences:
- the LOC137321519 gene encoding putative uncharacterized protein DDB_G0290521, with amino-acid sequence HTPTHTPSHTPSHTPSHRHTHTPSHTPLHRNTHTPTHTPTHTPTHTPSHTPSHTPLHRNTHTPTHTLTHTHTHNPTHTPSHTPSHTPTHRHTHTPSHTPTHTPSHRHTHTPTHTPSHTPSHTPTHTPTHTPSHTPSHTPSHTPSHTPLHRNTHTPSHTPSHTPSHTPSHTPTHTPSHTPSHRHTHTPTH; translated from the coding sequence cacactcccacacacactccctcacacactccctcacacactccctcacacagacacacacacactccctcacacactcccttacacaggaacacacacactcccacacacactcccacacacactcccacacacactccctcacacactccctcacacactcccttacacaggaacacacacactcccacacacactctcacacacactcacacacacaatcccacacacactccctcacacactccctcacacactcccacacacagacacacacacactccctcacacactcccacacacactccctcacacagacacacacacactcccacacacactccctcacacactccctcacacactcccacacacactcccacacacactccctcacacactccctcacacactccctcacacactccctcacacactcccttacacaggaacacacacactccctcacacactccctcacacactccctcacacactccctcacacactcccacacacactccctcacacactccctcacacagacacacacacactcccacacac
- the LOC137321520 gene encoding uncharacterized protein — protein THTPSHTPSHTPLHRNTHTPTHTPTHTPTHTPSHTPSHTPLHRNTHTPTHTPTHTPTHNPTHTPSHTPSHTPTHTPSHRHTHTPTHTPSHTPSHTPTHTPSHTPSHTPSHTPLHRNTHTPTHTPTHTPSHTPSHRHTHTPTHTPSHTPTHTPSHTPSPTHTPSHT, from the exons acacacactccctcacacactccctcacacactcccttacacaggaacacacacactcccacacacactcccacacacactcccacacacactccctcacacactccctcacacactcccttacacaggaacacacacactcccacacacactcccacacacactcccacacacaatcccacacacactccctcacacactccctcacacactcccacacacactccctcacacagacacacacacactcccacacacactccctcacacactccctcacacactcccacacacactccctcacacactccctcacacactccctcacacactcccttacacaggaacacacacactcccacacacactcccacacacactccctcacacactccctcacacagacacacacacactcccacacacactccctcacacactcccacacacactccctcacacactccct ctcccacacacactccctcacacact